In Candidatus Methylomirabilota bacterium, the following proteins share a genomic window:
- a CDS encoding SDR family NAD(P)-dependent oxidoreductase, translated as MAVEGRVALVTGAQQGIGRATAVALARAGADVALNYLDDRAATDKAAEEIRGLGRRALVVQGDVSRAAEVAAMVAAVGRGLGVPDILVNNAGVYPRSPFLELAEREWDLVLGVNLKGSFLCAQAVARALVATGRRGAIVNIASQAIRGAPLGVHYTASKGGVVAMTRAMALALAPHGIRVNAVAPGTTDTAQPRYEHSEAAMAEISRAVPLGHMAAPEDIADVIVFLASDAARHITGETVHANGGSYMA; from the coding sequence GTGGCCGTTGAGGGGCGCGTCGCGCTGGTGACGGGTGCCCAGCAGGGCATCGGGCGCGCCACCGCCGTCGCGCTGGCACGCGCGGGCGCGGACGTGGCGCTGAACTATCTCGACGATCGCGCGGCCACCGACAAGGCCGCGGAGGAGATCCGTGGGCTGGGGCGTCGGGCCCTCGTCGTCCAGGGCGACGTCTCCCGCGCCGCCGAAGTGGCCGCCATGGTGGCCGCGGTGGGGCGCGGGCTCGGCGTGCCGGACATCCTGGTCAACAACGCCGGCGTCTATCCCCGCTCGCCGTTCCTCGAGCTCGCCGAGCGCGAGTGGGATCTCGTGCTGGGCGTGAACCTCAAGGGCTCGTTCCTCTGCGCGCAGGCGGTGGCGCGGGCGCTCGTGGCGACGGGGCGGCGCGGGGCCATCGTCAACATCGCCTCCCAGGCCATCCGCGGCGCCCCGCTGGGCGTGCACTACACGGCGAGCAAGGGCGGGGTGGTGGCGATGACGCGGGCGATGGCGCTGGCCCTCGCCCCGCACGGGATCCGGGTGAACGCGGTGGCGCCGGGAACCACGGATACCGCGCAGCCGCGGTACGAGCACAGCGAGGCGGCGATGGCGGAGATCTCACGCGCGGTGCCGCTGGGGCACATGGCGGCGCCGGAGGACATCGCGGACGTGATCGTGTTCCTCGCCAGCGATGCCGCGCGCCACATCACCGGCGAGACCGTGCACGCCAACGGCGGTTCCTACATGGCGTAA
- a CDS encoding phosphoenolpyruvate carboxykinase (GTP), which yields MAMTSVAEKWVDEVAGLTTPADVVWCDGSKAEYDRLVGQMLGDGTLVPLNPKTYPSCYLHRSHPSDVARTEQLTFICSRDKDDAGPTNNWMDPKEAKSRVGGLFRGAMRGRTMYVIPYLMGPAGSTMSRVGVMVTDSPYATASMHIMTRVGAVAFEHMRADDDFVPGLHSLGDLSPERRFILHFPEEKLIWSVGSGYGGNALLGKKCHALRIASAQARGEGWLAEHMLILGVEDPTGKVTYLAGAMPSASGKTNLAMVISRLPGYRCWTVGDDIAWIHVDQQGQLRAVNPERGFFGVAPNTSAKTNPNGMAMVRSNTIFTNVAMTPDREPWWEGMETKAPGGTVDWQGNPWQPGAGPAAHPNSRFTVLASQCPSIAPNWEDPAGVPISGFIFGSRRAQVVPLVFEAFDWDHGVFLGSAMGTETTAAITGKVGVVRRDPMAMIPFCGYNMADYLAHWLAMGRRIKNPPKIFRVNWFRRDADGKFLWPGYSENVRVLKWILERIQGGGEATETPIGNVPTAGALDLSGLDMPPARLAEALRVGREDWAGALDELGQFYQTFGERLPHPIWDAHARTLKRL from the coding sequence ATGGCCATGACGAGTGTCGCAGAGAAATGGGTGGACGAGGTCGCCGGCCTCACCACCCCGGCCGACGTCGTGTGGTGTGACGGCTCCAAGGCCGAGTACGACCGGCTGGTGGGCCAGATGCTGGGCGACGGCACGCTCGTGCCGCTCAATCCCAAGACCTACCCGAGTTGCTATCTCCACCGCAGCCATCCCAGCGACGTCGCGCGCACCGAGCAGCTAACGTTCATCTGCTCACGGGACAAGGACGACGCCGGCCCCACCAACAACTGGATGGATCCGAAGGAGGCCAAGTCGCGCGTGGGCGGCCTCTTCCGGGGCGCCATGCGGGGCCGGACCATGTACGTGATCCCGTACCTGATGGGTCCGGCGGGGTCGACGATGAGCCGCGTCGGCGTCATGGTGACGGACAGCCCGTACGCCACCGCGAGCATGCACATCATGACGCGGGTGGGCGCGGTGGCCTTCGAGCACATGCGCGCCGACGACGACTTCGTCCCGGGGCTACACTCCCTCGGCGACCTCTCCCCCGAGCGCCGCTTCATCCTGCACTTCCCCGAGGAGAAGCTCATCTGGAGCGTCGGCTCCGGCTACGGCGGCAACGCGCTCCTCGGCAAGAAGTGCCATGCGCTGCGGATTGCCTCGGCCCAGGCCCGTGGCGAGGGCTGGCTCGCCGAGCACATGCTGATCCTCGGCGTGGAGGATCCCACCGGCAAGGTCACCTACCTCGCCGGCGCCATGCCAAGCGCGTCCGGCAAGACGAACCTCGCCATGGTCATCTCCCGCCTGCCCGGCTACCGCTGCTGGACGGTGGGCGACGACATCGCCTGGATCCACGTGGACCAGCAGGGCCAGCTCCGCGCGGTGAATCCCGAGCGAGGCTTCTTCGGCGTCGCGCCCAACACCAGCGCCAAGACCAACCCGAACGGAATGGCCATGGTCCGCTCCAACACCATCTTCACCAACGTCGCAATGACGCCCGATCGTGAGCCCTGGTGGGAAGGGATGGAGACGAAGGCCCCCGGGGGCACGGTCGACTGGCAGGGGAACCCCTGGCAGCCGGGCGCCGGTCCCGCCGCCCACCCGAACTCGCGCTTCACCGTGCTCGCCTCGCAGTGCCCGTCCATCGCGCCCAACTGGGAAGACCCTGCGGGCGTGCCGATCTCGGGCTTCATCTTCGGCTCGCGGCGCGCGCAGGTGGTCCCGTTGGTGTTCGAGGCCTTCGACTGGGATCACGGGGTGTTCCTGGGCTCGGCGATGGGCACCGAGACGACGGCGGCGATCACCGGCAAGGTGGGCGTGGTGCGCCGGGATCCCATGGCCATGATCCCGTTCTGCGGCTACAACATGGCCGACTACCTCGCGCACTGGCTGGCCATGGGGCGGCGGATCAAGAACCCGCCGAAGATCTTCCGCGTGAACTGGTTCCGCCGCGACGCGGACGGGAAGTTCCTCTGGCCGGGCTACAGCGAGAACGTGCGCGTGCTCAAGTGGATCCTCGAGCGGATACAGGGCGGCGGGGAGGCCACCGAGACGCCCATCGGCAACGTGCCCACGGCGGGCGCGCTGGACCTCAGCGGGCTCGACATGCCGCCGGCCCGTCTCGCCGAGGCGCTGCGCGTGGGGCGGGAAGACTGGGCGGGCGCGCTCGACGAGCTGGGCCAGTTCTACCAGACCTTCGGCGAGCGCCTCCCCCACCCCATCTGGGACGCGCACGCGCGCACCCTGAAGCGCCTCTAG
- a CDS encoding sigma-54 dependent transcriptional regulator, whose translation MKRGVYDYITKPVETRRLRPLIEKALEKSEMMREVTLLRRQLKEARGLGSLLGTSRPMQEIYHMIEMAEPTNAPVLISGESGTGKELVARTLHDMSPRRKAPFVAVNCSAIPETLLESELFGHEKGAFTGALERRAGYFELADKGTIFLDEIVEMSPALQAKYLRILQEGTVRRLGGKGELNVDVRIIAATNKDPVKAVKDGTFREDLFYRLNVFSVAMPPLRQRKEDIPLLVEAFVEEFNGKYDKRVKGVDEASLQQLMLGTWPGNVRELRNIIERATVACPGDIITRELLPVGAATRPAAPAEAPADGVDSVVIPVGTKLDDAERDLLLRTLARYDGNKTRAADILGITPKTLRSKLARYEGREREPAA comes from the coding sequence ATGAAGCGCGGGGTGTACGACTACATCACCAAGCCGGTGGAGACGCGGCGTCTCCGGCCCCTCATCGAGAAGGCGCTCGAGAAGTCGGAGATGATGCGCGAGGTCACGCTCCTCCGCCGCCAGCTCAAGGAGGCGCGCGGGCTCGGGAGCCTGCTCGGCACGAGCCGCCCGATGCAGGAGATCTATCACATGATCGAGATGGCGGAGCCCACCAACGCGCCCGTCCTCATTTCGGGTGAGAGTGGGACCGGCAAGGAGCTGGTCGCGCGCACCCTCCACGACATGTCCCCGCGGCGCAAGGCGCCCTTCGTGGCGGTCAACTGCTCCGCGATCCCCGAGACGCTGCTGGAGAGCGAGCTGTTCGGTCACGAGAAGGGGGCGTTCACCGGCGCCCTCGAGCGCCGCGCTGGCTACTTCGAGCTCGCCGACAAGGGCACCATTTTCCTCGACGAGATCGTGGAGATGAGCCCCGCGCTCCAGGCCAAGTACCTCCGCATCCTTCAGGAAGGGACCGTCCGTCGTCTGGGCGGCAAGGGCGAGCTCAACGTGGATGTGCGCATCATCGCCGCCACGAACAAGGATCCCGTCAAGGCGGTCAAGGACGGCACGTTCCGCGAGGATCTCTTTTACCGCCTCAACGTCTTCTCGGTGGCCATGCCGCCCCTGCGGCAGCGCAAGGAGGACATCCCGCTCCTCGTGGAGGCGTTCGTCGAGGAGTTCAACGGGAAGTACGACAAGCGCGTCAAGGGGGTCGACGAGGCGTCCCTGCAGCAGCTCATGCTGGGGACCTGGCCGGGCAACGTGCGCGAGCTGCGGAACATCATCGAGCGGGCCACCGTGGCCTGCCCGGGCGACATCATCACGCGCGAGCTCCTGCCGGTCGGCGCCGCCACGCGGCCGGCCGCGCCGGCCGAGGCGCCCGCCGACGGCGTGGACTCGGTGGTGATCCCCGTGGGGACCAAGCTCGACGATGCCGAGCGCGACCTTCTCCTGCGCACGCTCGCGCGCTACGACGGCAACAAGACGCGCGCCGCCGACATCCTCGGTATCACGCCGAAGACGCTGAGAAGCAAGCTCGCGCGCTACGAGGGGCGCGAGCGCGAGCCTGCCGCCTGA